One stretch of Schlesneria sp. DSM 10557 DNA includes these proteins:
- a CDS encoding POT family MFS transporter: MPEPKATELSESSPSNRMPPGIPYIVGNEAAERFSFYGMKAILFVYMTKYLLDGAGQPDPMSTEDARAAVHWFVASAYFFPIAGAILSDWLLGKYRTIFWLSLVYCLGHLALAAIPGRWGLLSGLTLIAIGSGGIKPCVSAHVGDQFTEQNQHLLPRVFSWFYFSINFGAFISTIITPILLQRFGPHWGPHLAFGLPGLLMFFATFVFWLGRKKFVHVKPGGAAFIREIFSIEGLRAVGRLIPLYLFVAVFWALYDQTASAWVEQAEGMDRNWLGVEWLPSQIQAINPILVLVLIPLCTYGLYPLLNKLFPLTSLGKIAIGFFLTSLAFGVSGWIESQIVGGKVVRSANVETAPATGILAERELIIRLRENRAWNIKSVSWQQRDAQANSASTGEPTVPFTLRVDVGPTPKGPWTEAASQQFEADPSQAQVVNLNEPVSTPYIRLAIAIPSTFTGDVKNHIDWSKSHVEVHAAESQPPADAHSLASPVWPDVAAEGYKPHIVWQLVAYLILTLGEILVSITFLEFSYTQAPNKLKSLVMSLYLLSVSLGNALTALVNVFIQNADGSSKLPGASYYWFFTGLMLVAALGFLVVVATFREKTYLQSEADVE, encoded by the coding sequence ATGCCCGAACCCAAGGCAACTGAATTGAGCGAATCCTCTCCGTCCAATCGCATGCCTCCGGGAATTCCCTACATCGTCGGTAATGAGGCAGCCGAACGGTTCAGTTTCTACGGGATGAAGGCGATTCTCTTCGTCTACATGACGAAGTATCTGCTCGATGGGGCGGGACAACCCGATCCGATGTCGACGGAAGATGCCCGCGCCGCGGTTCACTGGTTCGTTGCTTCCGCTTACTTTTTCCCGATTGCGGGGGCCATTCTTTCCGACTGGTTGCTCGGGAAATACCGCACCATCTTCTGGTTGTCGCTAGTGTACTGTCTGGGACATCTGGCCCTTGCCGCGATCCCCGGCCGCTGGGGTCTCCTGTCGGGTCTCACACTGATTGCAATCGGATCTGGAGGAATAAAACCGTGCGTTTCGGCACACGTTGGTGATCAGTTCACGGAGCAAAACCAGCACCTGTTGCCGCGTGTCTTCAGCTGGTTTTACTTTTCGATCAATTTCGGAGCCTTCATCTCGACGATCATCACTCCGATTCTCCTGCAACGATTCGGGCCACACTGGGGGCCCCATCTTGCCTTCGGCCTGCCCGGCTTGCTGATGTTCTTCGCGACCTTTGTCTTCTGGTTGGGCCGGAAGAAGTTCGTCCACGTCAAACCGGGGGGTGCGGCGTTTATCCGTGAGATATTCAGCATCGAAGGCTTACGTGCCGTGGGGCGGCTGATCCCCCTTTACCTGTTCGTCGCAGTCTTCTGGGCACTCTACGACCAGACGGCGTCGGCCTGGGTGGAACAAGCCGAGGGAATGGACCGCAACTGGTTGGGCGTTGAGTGGCTGCCATCCCAGATTCAAGCCATCAATCCGATTCTGGTTCTCGTGCTGATTCCGCTCTGCACTTACGGTCTCTACCCGCTTCTTAACAAACTGTTTCCCCTGACTTCGCTCGGCAAGATTGCGATCGGATTCTTTCTCACATCTCTGGCATTCGGGGTGAGTGGATGGATCGAGTCGCAGATCGTCGGCGGCAAAGTCGTCCGCAGCGCCAATGTGGAAACAGCCCCTGCTACGGGAATCCTGGCGGAACGAGAACTGATCATCCGCCTGCGCGAAAATCGTGCCTGGAACATCAAGTCCGTCAGTTGGCAGCAGCGCGATGCCCAGGCGAATTCCGCGTCTACCGGTGAACCGACAGTTCCTTTCACTCTGCGAGTCGACGTCGGCCCCACACCAAAAGGCCCCTGGACCGAGGCGGCATCGCAACAATTCGAAGCCGACCCGTCCCAGGCTCAAGTGGTCAACCTGAACGAACCGGTCTCGACTCCCTATATCCGTCTGGCAATCGCGATTCCTTCAACCTTCACAGGAGATGTGAAGAATCACATCGACTGGAGCAAGTCGCACGTGGAAGTGCATGCAGCAGAATCCCAGCCTCCAGCGGACGCGCATTCCCTGGCATCACCGGTGTGGCCGGATGTCGCCGCCGAAGGCTACAAGCCCCATATCGTCTGGCAGTTAGTCGCTTACCTGATCCTCACGCTCGGCGAGATTCTGGTTTCAATCACGTTCCTTGAGTTCTCATATACGCAGGCGCCCAACAAGCTGAAATCACTCGTCATGTCTTTGTACTTGCTGTCGGTTTCGCTGGGGAATGCCTTAACGGCACTGGTCAACGTCTTCATTCAAAACGCAGACGGTTCGAGCAAGCTGCCCGGGGCCAGTTATTACTGGTTCTTCACGGGACTCATGCTGGTGGCCGCTTTAGGGTTCCTCGTGGTCGTGGCCACGTTCCGCGAGAAAACCTACCTGCAGTCAGAGGCCGATGTCGAATAG